From the Priestia koreensis genome, one window contains:
- a CDS encoding ABC transporter ATP-binding protein produces the protein MSLLELKNIETYYGKIQALKNISLTVNRGEIVTLIGSNGAGKSTTLKSVSGQVKLGAGSILFNGKDITKLPAHDTTLLGIAHVPEGRRIFPRMTVKENLMVGAFGVKNKKQVQEQLERVFSYFPKLKERLDQKGGTMSGGEQQMLAIGRALMMKPDLLMLDEPSMGLAPIIVEQIFEIIKELNNEGMTILLVEQNAYQALQIAHRGYVIQTGEIILQGPGEELLHNNQIREAYLA, from the coding sequence ATGAGTTTACTAGAATTAAAAAACATTGAAACGTATTATGGTAAAATTCAGGCGCTAAAAAATATTAGCTTGACGGTCAATCGAGGAGAAATTGTGACGCTAATTGGAAGTAACGGAGCGGGAAAATCGACAACGCTCAAATCGGTGAGCGGCCAGGTCAAGCTAGGTGCAGGGTCCATTCTTTTTAACGGAAAAGACATCACAAAGCTCCCTGCGCATGATACAACGCTCCTAGGCATTGCACACGTCCCCGAGGGAAGACGTATTTTCCCTCGTATGACAGTGAAAGAAAACTTAATGGTCGGGGCATTTGGGGTGAAAAATAAAAAGCAGGTTCAAGAACAGCTAGAGCGAGTATTTTCCTATTTTCCTAAACTAAAAGAACGTCTAGATCAAAAGGGAGGAACGATGAGTGGAGGCGAGCAGCAAATGCTTGCCATTGGTAGAGCGCTTATGATGAAGCCAGATCTTCTCATGCTTGATGAGCCATCAATGGGTCTTGCGCCGATCATCGTCGAACAAATTTTCGAGATCATTAAAGAGTTAAATAATGAAGGAATGACGATCTTGCTAGTGGAGCAAAATGCGTATCAGGCGCTGCAGATTGCTCATCGTGGATACGTTATTCAAACGGGAGAAATAATCTTACAAGGACCCGGCGAGGAACTGCTTCACAACAATCAAATACGTGAAGCATATCTTGCTTAG